In a single window of the Raphanus sativus cultivar WK10039 chromosome 9, ASM80110v3, whole genome shotgun sequence genome:
- the LOC108824722 gene encoding LOW QUALITY PROTEIN: probable inactive receptor kinase At5g53320 (The sequence of the model RefSeq protein was modified relative to this genomic sequence to represent the inferred CDS: deleted 3 bases in 2 codons) — MTILSGDCFFSTFKKVPSCCPTKVYNFVTLLYTHASLPLHFTLKPVFPPPKNKQTLKRKSQVVINLVLVLIGVFFCIEAETIKEDKHTLLQFVSNISHSHSLNWSPTLSICTKWTGVQCDSHNSSVIGLYLAATDLRGHLELSTIARLTNLRFLSLSSNNISGPFPSSLQALKNLTELRLDLNEFSGPLPSDFSSWEHLRVLDLSHNRFNGSIPSSFEKLTQLHSLNLSSNKFSGEIPNLHIPGLKLLNIAHNNLTGTVPKSLQRFPLSAFVGNNLAHVPSSSLRRQTKHHHNHIVLGVALSTCFALLSLVAILLVIIRNREMQRRSTEDKPSKRRKDSDPNLGGGDNKIVFFQGKNLVFDLEDLLRASAEVLGKGPFGTTYKVDLEDSTTIVVKRIKEVCVPQREFEQQIEHLGNIKHENVATLRGYFYSKDEKLVVYDYCEHGSLSSLLHGQRCDWETRLKMVYGTAKGVAHIHSQSGGGRLVHGNIKSSNVFLNAKGYGSISGAGMATLMHSLPRNAFGYRAPEITDTRKGTQPSDVYSFGVLIFEVLIGKSEVGNLVRWVNSVVREEWTGEVFDEELMRCTQVEEEMVVMLQIGMVCTAKLPEKRPNMNEVVRMVEEIRPEKLVSGNRSEVSTGSTPIGSVSGSPYIL; from the exons ATGACAATATTGAGCGGTGACTGTTTTTTCTCAACATTCAAAAAAGTGCCTTCTTGTtgt CCCACAAAAGTCTATAATTTTGTAACCTTATTATATACACACGCATCTCTTCCTCTTCACTTTACCCTTAAACCAGTTTTTCCTCCAcccaaaaataaacaaacactGAAAAGGAAGAGCCAAGTTGTCATCAACTTGGTTTTAGTACTCATCGGAGTT TTCTTCTGCATAGAAGCTGAGACAATCAAAGAAGATAAACACACTCTTCTTCAATTCGTTAGCAACATTAGTCACTCCCATTCACTCAACTGGTCACCAACTCTTTCTATATGCACCAAATGGACCGGTGTTCAATGTGACTCCCATAATTCCAGTGTCATCGGTCTTTATTTAGCAGCCACGGATCTTCGTGGGCATCTCGAGCTAAGCACCATAGCCAGGTTAACTAATCTTCGGTTTCTCAGTCTCAGTTCTAACAACATCTCTGGACCTTTCCCTTCAAGTTTACAGGCTTTGAAGAACTTGACCGAGCTTAGACTAGATCTCAACGAGTTTTCTGGTCCTCTGCCTTCTGATTTCTCTTCTTGGGAGCATTTACgagttcttgatctctctcatAATCGGTTTAACGGTAGTATCCCATCTTCGTTTGAGAAGCTAACCCAGTTACACTCTCTGAATCTTTCGAGTAACAAGTTCTCGGGTGAGATTCCGAATCTACATATTCCGGGTCTGAAGCTGCTGAACATAGCTCACAACAATCTGACAGGAACCGTACCCAAGTCACTGCAGAGATTCCCACTCTCAGCATTCGTCGGAAACAATCTGGCTCACGTTCCTTCATCATCATTAAGGAGACAAACGAAACACCACCACAATCATATAGTTCTTGGCGTAGCATTAAGCACGTGCTTTGCGCTCCTATCTTTG GTTGCCATCTTATTGGTGATCATCCGTAACAGAGAAATGCAAAGAAGATCTACAGAGGACAAGCCTAGCAAGAGGAGGAAAGATTCAGATCCAAACCTGGGTGGAGGAGATAACAAGATTGTGTTTTTCCAAGGCAAGAATCTTGTCTTTGATCTAGAAGACTTGTTGAGAGCTTCAGCTGAAGTTCTAGGGAAGGGGCCATTTGGGACAACCTACAAGGTTGATCTCGAGGACTCGACGACCATCGTTGTGAAAAGGATCAAGGAAGTGTGTGTGCCTCAGAGAGAATTCGAACAGCAAATCGAACATCTTGGCAACATCAAGCATGAGAATGTTGCCACTTTGAGAGGATACTTCTACTCCAAGGATGAGAAGCTCGTGGTTTATGATTACTGCGAACACGGAAGTCTTTCAAGTTTATTACACG GTCAGAGATGTGATTGGGAAACTAGATTGAAAATGGTGTATGGAACAGCAAAAGGAGTAGCTCATATCCACTCACAAAGCGGAGGAGGCAGACTAGTCCATGGGAACATAAAGTCCTCAAATGTTTTCCTCAATGCGAAAGGATATGGGAGCATCTCTGGAGCAGGAATGGCCACGCTGATGCATTCGTTACCCCGAAATGCGTTTGGGTATCGTGCACCAGAGATAACAGACACAAGAAAGGGGACTCAGCCATCGGACGTGTATAGTTTTGGTGTCTTGATATTTGAAGTACTGATAGGAAAATCAGAAGTGGGAAACCTGGTGAGGTGGGTGAACTCGGTGGTTAGGGAGGAATGGACGGGAGAGGTGTTTGATGAAGAGCTTATGAGGTGTACTCAAGTAGAGGAAGAGATGGTGGTGATGCTTCAGATTGGTATGGTCTGCACAGCGAAGTTACCAGAAAAGAGACCAAATATGAATGAGGTAGTGAGAATGGTGGAAGAGATAAGACCGGAGAAGCTAGTAAGTGGAAACAGATCAGAGGTTTCCACAGGCTCAACTCCGATAGGAAGTGTATCAGGATCACCATATATACTGTGA